From the Microbacterium sp. W4I4 genome, one window contains:
- a CDS encoding SPW repeat protein: MKRWTRWQDWVAVAAGLYAALASIWTTPRTSASMSLMVVLGVLMVVAGLWSLAAPGSVAMEWILAVIGALLFLSPWFGAFAGSAGPAWTAWICGAVGAIAGLWALAPAMKAHHASDGGARAAHA; this comes from the coding sequence ATGAAGAGGTGGACACGCTGGCAGGACTGGGTGGCCGTCGCCGCCGGACTGTACGCGGCCCTGGCGAGCATCTGGACCACGCCGCGCACGAGCGCGTCGATGTCCCTGATGGTCGTGCTGGGCGTTCTGATGGTCGTGGCCGGGCTGTGGAGCCTGGCAGCACCCGGATCCGTGGCGATGGAGTGGATCCTCGCCGTGATCGGCGCGCTGCTGTTCCTGTCGCCCTGGTTCGGTGCCTTCGCCGGAAGCGCCGGTCCCGCGTGGACCGCGTGGATCTGCGGAGCCGTCGGCGCGATCGCAGGACTGTGGGCGCTCGCACCCGCCATGAAGGCGCATCACGCGTCTGACGGCGGAGCGCGCGCCGCGCACGCGTGA
- a CDS encoding alpha-ketoacid dehydrogenase subunit beta produces the protein MTQMTLGKALNAGLRQAMQDDDKVVLMGEDIGTLGGVFRITDGLLDEFGAKRVIDTPLAESGIVGTAVGLAFRGYRPVIEIQFDGFIYPAFDQIVSQVAKLHYRTQGRVKMPITIRVPWAGGIGAAEHHSESPEAYFVHTAGLRVIAVSDPQDAYRCLRQAIASDDPVLFFEPKRLYHHKGEVDLEAPLADAPPMGLARVVRAGTDATIITYGAMVRTALDAAAAAEDEGISLEVIDLRSLSPVDYETVSASVRRTGRVVVAHEASREAGVGAEIIASITEFCFEYLEAAPVRVTGHDIPYPPAKLEKFHLPDLDRILDAVDRVMDRPNSLSAAKEAQQ, from the coding sequence ATGACGCAGATGACTCTGGGCAAGGCCCTCAACGCCGGCCTCCGACAGGCCATGCAGGATGACGACAAGGTCGTGCTGATGGGGGAGGACATCGGCACGCTCGGCGGCGTGTTCCGCATCACCGACGGGCTCCTGGACGAGTTCGGCGCCAAGCGCGTCATCGACACGCCTCTCGCGGAGTCCGGCATCGTCGGCACGGCCGTCGGCCTCGCGTTCCGCGGATACCGGCCCGTGATCGAGATCCAGTTCGACGGATTCATCTATCCGGCGTTCGATCAGATCGTCTCCCAGGTCGCCAAACTGCACTACCGCACGCAGGGGCGGGTCAAGATGCCGATCACCATCCGCGTGCCGTGGGCAGGCGGCATCGGCGCGGCAGAGCACCACTCCGAGTCGCCCGAGGCGTACTTCGTGCACACCGCGGGCCTGCGCGTGATCGCCGTCTCCGACCCCCAGGATGCCTACCGCTGCCTGCGTCAGGCCATCGCCAGCGACGACCCGGTGCTGTTCTTCGAGCCCAAGCGGCTGTACCACCACAAGGGGGAGGTCGATCTGGAAGCACCCCTGGCAGACGCCCCGCCGATGGGGCTCGCCCGTGTCGTGCGGGCCGGCACCGATGCCACGATCATCACCTACGGCGCAATGGTCCGCACCGCACTGGATGCGGCAGCGGCAGCGGAGGACGAGGGGATCTCGCTCGAGGTCATCGATCTCCGCTCTCTCTCGCCGGTGGATTACGAGACCGTCTCCGCGTCCGTGCGGCGCACGGGCCGCGTGGTGGTGGCGCACGAGGCATCCCGTGAGGCCGGTGTGGGAGCCGAGATCATCGCGAGCATCACCGAGTTCTGCTTCGAGTACCTCGAGGCGGCACCGGTGCGCGTGACCGGCCACGACATCCCGTACCCGCCGGCCAAGCTCGAGAAGTTCCACCTTCCGGATCTGGACCGCATCCTCGACGCGGTGGATCGCGTGATGGATCGGCCGAACAGTCTCAGTGCAGCCAAGGAGGCCCAGCAGTGA
- a CDS encoding polyprenol monophosphomannose synthase, translating into MSDKIIVILPTYNESETLPGMIARLRTTAPEAHLLVVDDSSPDGTGAIADALAFADSAVHVLHRTAKRGLGPAYLAGFSWALRHSYDTVVQSDADGSHRPEDLPALLAAVDSADLVIGSRWVAGGSAPGWAWHRLLLSRAGSAYAGLMLGLAQHDITGGYRVFRATALERIIRQGIASQGYCFQIEMLDRAVADGDRVVEVPITFDVRAGGESKMSSRIVREALRQVTAWGIRRRMSNRTTSVAEGPRREHAHV; encoded by the coding sequence ATGAGTGACAAGATCATCGTCATCCTGCCGACCTACAACGAGTCGGAGACGCTGCCCGGAATGATCGCGCGCCTGCGCACCACCGCGCCCGAGGCGCATCTGCTGGTGGTCGACGACTCCTCCCCGGACGGCACCGGCGCCATCGCCGACGCGCTCGCATTCGCCGACTCCGCGGTTCACGTGCTGCACCGGACCGCGAAGCGGGGGCTCGGACCGGCGTATCTCGCCGGGTTCAGCTGGGCTCTGCGGCATTCGTACGACACCGTGGTGCAGAGCGATGCTGACGGTTCGCATCGGCCCGAGGATCTGCCGGCCCTGCTGGCAGCGGTCGACAGCGCGGACCTGGTGATCGGGTCTCGCTGGGTCGCCGGCGGCTCGGCCCCGGGGTGGGCCTGGCATCGGCTCCTGCTCTCCCGTGCGGGCAGTGCGTACGCGGGCCTCATGCTCGGGCTTGCGCAGCACGACATCACCGGGGGATACCGCGTGTTCAGGGCGACGGCGCTGGAGCGCATCATCCGGCAGGGAATCGCCAGCCAGGGGTACTGCTTCCAGATCGAGATGCTGGACCGCGCCGTCGCCGACGGTGACCGCGTCGTCGAGGTGCCCATCACGTTCGACGTGCGCGCCGGCGGCGAGTCCAAGATGTCGAGTCGGATCGTGAGGGAAGCCCTCCGGCAGGTGACGGCATGGGGCATCAGACGACGGATGTCGAACCGGACGACCTCGGTCGCGGAGGGCCCGCGACGGGAGCACGCGCATGTCTGA
- a CDS encoding metallopeptidase family protein, translating to MEMDAEAFEALVTDELDRLPDDMVDGLENLVFVVEDAPENGEELFGLYEGFALTERGQYGMGELPDRIIVYRHAHLAACRDESELRDEVHTTLVHEIAHFYGIDDAQLHELGWA from the coding sequence ATGGAGATGGATGCAGAGGCCTTCGAAGCCCTCGTCACCGATGAGCTCGACCGTCTCCCCGACGACATGGTGGACGGGTTGGAGAACCTCGTCTTCGTCGTCGAGGACGCGCCGGAGAACGGCGAGGAGCTGTTCGGCCTCTACGAGGGCTTCGCCCTAACCGAGCGGGGACAGTACGGGATGGGCGAGCTGCCGGACCGCATCATCGTCTACCGGCACGCGCACCTGGCGGCCTGCCGCGACGAGTCCGAGCTGCGCGACGAGGTCCACACGACCCTCGTGCACGAGATCGCCCACTTCTACGGCATCGACGACGCGCAACTGCATGAGCTGGGGTGGGCATGA
- the dinB gene encoding DNA polymerase IV yields the protein MGRGDGSGRLVSREGADDSGTGILHVDMDAFYASVEVLHDPSLRGLPLIIGAPDGRSVVSSASYEARRYGVRSAMPVSQALRLCPNARIMAPDFTRYRAASDAVMEVFHSVTPLVEQLSIDEAFLDVRGVRRLWGSPGEIAVLLRRRVRDEVGITCSVGVASTKHVAKMASTISKPDGMLIVPAARTQEFLDPRPVGAIWGVGPKAVEALERRGIRLIRDVRESPLEALARAVGPALAQRMQQLARGEDARPVETERIEKSIGHEETFERDILDAPLLRSELLRLADRVGARLRAAQWQAAAVAIKIRFADFSTISRTTSLAEPTEVGQRIGETAVALFDQIERREPVRLVGVRAEKLRPSGGSALALWDDDEEQRRLEGTLDDARERFGVGTITRARHVGRTRERGAADSPRPFGRE from the coding sequence ATGGGACGTGGAGACGGATCGGGACGCCTGGTCTCGCGCGAGGGCGCTGACGACTCCGGCACCGGGATCCTGCACGTCGACATGGATGCGTTCTACGCCTCCGTGGAGGTGCTGCACGATCCGTCACTGCGCGGCCTGCCGCTGATCATCGGCGCTCCGGACGGCCGGTCGGTCGTCTCGAGTGCCTCGTACGAGGCGAGGCGCTACGGCGTCCGCAGTGCGATGCCCGTGTCGCAGGCGCTGCGCCTGTGCCCGAACGCGCGGATCATGGCACCGGACTTCACCCGCTATCGCGCGGCGTCCGATGCTGTGATGGAGGTCTTCCACAGCGTCACGCCGCTCGTGGAGCAACTGTCGATCGATGAGGCCTTCCTCGACGTGCGCGGGGTGCGCCGGCTGTGGGGGAGTCCGGGTGAGATCGCGGTGCTGCTGCGTCGGCGCGTGCGCGACGAGGTGGGGATCACCTGCAGCGTCGGCGTGGCATCGACCAAGCACGTCGCCAAGATGGCCTCCACCATCTCGAAGCCCGACGGCATGCTGATCGTGCCCGCGGCCAGGACGCAGGAGTTCCTGGATCCCCGGCCGGTGGGGGCGATCTGGGGCGTGGGGCCCAAAGCCGTCGAGGCGCTGGAGCGCCGCGGCATCCGCCTGATCCGCGACGTGCGCGAGTCGCCGCTGGAAGCACTGGCCCGCGCCGTCGGTCCTGCTCTCGCGCAGCGCATGCAGCAGCTGGCGCGGGGCGAGGATGCCCGCCCCGTCGAGACGGAGCGGATCGAGAAGAGCATCGGTCACGAGGAGACGTTCGAGCGGGACATCCTGGATGCGCCGCTGCTGCGCTCCGAACTGCTGCGACTCGCCGACCGGGTCGGCGCGCGGCTGCGTGCCGCCCAGTGGCAGGCGGCCGCGGTTGCGATCAAGATCCGCTTCGCGGACTTCAGCACGATCAGTCGCACGACCTCGCTGGCCGAGCCCACCGAGGTCGGACAGCGCATCGGAGAGACCGCAGTGGCGCTGTTCGACCAGATCGAGCGCCGCGAACCGGTGCGGCTGGTCGGTGTCCGCGCGGAGAAGCTCCGGCCCTCGGGCGGTAGTGCTCTGGCGCTGTGGGACGACGACGAGGAGCAGCGACGACTCGAGGGCACCCTGGACGACGCGAGAGAGCGGTTCGGGGTCGGGACGATCACCCGGGCGCGGCATGTGGGGCGCACGCGCGAACGCGGTGCGGCGGATTCTCCGCGACCGTTCGGGAGGGAGTGA
- a CDS encoding response regulator transcription factor, protein MVARVLVVDDEPQLADLIARHLRREGYEVTAVGDGIAALLSCTDTDFHLAVVDVNLPGMNGFELAGRLRESDSRIGILLLTARDAVGDRVRGLDAGADDYLVKPFEFAELFARLRALRRRDHLESARLELGDVSIAMDRAAAEVNGSAVPLSRREFDLLRAFVERPNDTLAREWILSEVWGSPHFASNVVDQYVGYIRRKLADAGSTVRIDTVRGVGFRVLAGPADEASR, encoded by the coding sequence GTGGTCGCGCGAGTGCTGGTGGTCGACGACGAGCCGCAGCTCGCCGACCTGATCGCGCGCCATCTGCGCCGCGAAGGCTACGAGGTCACGGCGGTCGGCGACGGCATCGCCGCACTGCTGAGCTGCACCGACACCGACTTCCATCTGGCGGTCGTCGACGTGAACCTGCCCGGCATGAACGGGTTCGAGCTGGCGGGCCGGCTCCGTGAGAGCGACAGCCGCATCGGCATCCTGCTGCTCACGGCTCGGGATGCCGTCGGCGATCGCGTACGCGGGCTGGATGCCGGTGCCGACGATTACCTCGTCAAACCGTTCGAGTTCGCCGAGCTGTTCGCACGGCTGCGTGCGCTGCGACGTCGCGATCATCTGGAGAGCGCACGCCTCGAGCTGGGCGATGTGTCCATCGCCATGGATCGGGCGGCGGCCGAGGTGAACGGCAGCGCCGTTCCACTGAGCAGACGTGAGTTCGACCTGCTGCGTGCCTTCGTCGAGCGGCCGAATGACACGCTCGCACGCGAGTGGATCCTCTCGGAGGTATGGGGGTCTCCGCATTTCGCGTCGAACGTCGTGGACCAGTACGTCGGCTACATCCGTCGCAAGCTCGCCGACGCCGGCTCGACCGTGCGGATAGACACGGTGCGCGGCGTCGGCTTCCGAGTCCTCGCCGGCCCGGCTGATGAGGCGAGCCGATGA
- a CDS encoding DUF2017 family protein, with amino-acid sequence MTTLKMTLASIEGRHLLAIVDEYITLLDGPRDEPDPALERLSPPAYPDDLAASAEFRLSTREDGFDQRLADALEVRTGLERFEDEGGEPTTLLEISTHALDAWLRTLSGIRLVLASRLGIGRIDAHDPDDLRFGTYDWLGYRLEILVQLADQHDAR; translated from the coding sequence GTGACGACACTGAAGATGACTCTGGCATCGATCGAGGGACGGCACCTGCTCGCCATCGTCGACGAGTACATCACCCTGCTCGACGGCCCCAGAGACGAGCCCGATCCGGCCCTGGAGCGGCTCTCGCCCCCCGCGTATCCGGACGACCTCGCGGCTTCGGCGGAGTTCCGCCTGAGCACGCGCGAGGACGGCTTCGACCAGCGGCTCGCGGATGCCCTGGAGGTGCGCACCGGTCTCGAGCGCTTCGAGGACGAAGGGGGTGAGCCCACCACCCTCCTGGAGATCAGCACGCACGCTCTGGACGCCTGGCTGCGCACGCTGTCGGGCATCCGTCTTGTGCTCGCGTCCCGTCTCGGCATCGGGCGGATCGATGCCCACGACCCTGACGACCTTCGATTCGGAACCTACGACTGGCTCGGCTACCGCCTCGAGATCCTCGTCCAGCTCGCCGACCAGCACGACGCGCGCTGA
- the orn gene encoding oligoribonuclease, producing the protein MVSASENDRLVWIDCEMTGLDLAIDELVEIAVVITDFDLRPLDAGFQIVIKPGDAALSNMNEFVTNMHATSGLIEEIPNGVALAEAEAQTLEYIKRFVPLERKAPLAGNTIGTDRMFLAKYMQQVDQYLHYRNVDVSSIKELSRRWYPRVFFQAPEKHGGHRALADILESIRELQYYRDAVFVAEPGPTSDEAREVSARTVSEFAPNM; encoded by the coding sequence ATGGTTTCAGCGTCAGAGAATGATCGACTCGTCTGGATCGACTGCGAGATGACGGGCCTCGATCTCGCGATCGACGAGCTGGTCGAGATCGCGGTGGTCATCACCGACTTCGACCTGCGCCCGCTCGACGCGGGATTCCAGATCGTCATCAAGCCGGGTGATGCCGCACTGTCGAACATGAACGAGTTCGTCACGAACATGCACGCGACGTCCGGGCTGATCGAAGAGATCCCGAACGGCGTCGCGCTGGCCGAGGCCGAGGCGCAGACCCTTGAGTACATCAAGCGGTTCGTGCCGCTGGAGCGCAAGGCTCCGCTGGCCGGGAACACGATCGGCACCGACCGGATGTTCCTCGCGAAGTACATGCAGCAGGTCGATCAGTACCTGCACTACCGCAACGTCGATGTGTCCAGCATCAAGGAGCTCTCCCGCAGGTGGTACCCGCGGGTGTTCTTCCAGGCACCCGAGAAGCACGGCGGACACCGCGCTCTCGCCGACATCCTCGAGTCGATCCGCGAGCTGCAGTACTACCGCGACGCCGTGTTCGTCGCGGAGCCGGGACCCACCTCGGATGAGGCGCGCGAGGTCTCCGCGCGCACGGTGTCAGAGTTCGCTCCGAACATGTAA
- a CDS encoding glycosyltransferase family 39 protein — protein sequence MVTIQTRPDGRDRLDPSRVPRLRRAALPIGIGIVASLVDGIGAGIPSYWGDEAASVLSGTRPLPSLLTELGAVDAVHGLYYMLLHVWMWAFGTGEWATRALSVIAIGALAAGVVTLGRMWFGRSTAVVAGLLVAVIPRASSLAIETRGYAITAATAVWLVVLFTHLARQGAARRRWILFGVLAGVCSWFFVYLLLVPLTLCAVLLLVPRWAEAPHRNPREVRGDMMATIGSAFLGALPILALAALQRGQVSFLAHRGYLSPKGVLITPWFSHSAVAVVLWALIVMAVFITLATTRQRAQGTFALAWLTMPALALIAVDVFVAPTYNPRYLAVSLGAVALLAARGITGIVGAAARRLPRLAPIAAALIAVIVLGVTVPQYLHQRTPYAKDGGADFRVVADAVAQRAQPGDAVLFGAGPRPSRTARLAYRLYPDDFSGLRDPQLVTSFTDRAGLWDELAPVPAVASMLPEHTVWLLETKGAQSAGADLSALRRSGYALATELHLHRTIVYEFTRGAHHE from the coding sequence ATGGTCACTATCCAGACGCGCCCCGATGGTCGCGATCGGCTCGACCCGTCGCGTGTTCCCCGGCTGCGCCGGGCAGCATTGCCGATCGGGATCGGCATCGTGGCCAGCCTCGTCGACGGGATCGGCGCCGGCATCCCGTCGTACTGGGGCGACGAAGCCGCGAGCGTCCTGTCGGGCACCCGGCCGCTGCCCAGCCTGCTGACCGAGCTCGGCGCCGTGGACGCCGTGCATGGCCTGTATTACATGCTGCTGCATGTGTGGATGTGGGCTTTCGGAACAGGGGAGTGGGCGACCCGAGCGCTCAGCGTGATCGCGATCGGCGCTCTCGCAGCCGGGGTCGTCACTCTCGGTCGGATGTGGTTCGGACGCAGCACTGCGGTCGTCGCGGGACTCCTCGTCGCCGTCATCCCTCGGGCGAGCTCCCTGGCGATCGAGACCCGCGGCTATGCGATCACCGCCGCGACGGCCGTCTGGCTCGTGGTGCTGTTCACCCACCTGGCACGACAGGGAGCAGCGCGGCGTCGATGGATCCTGTTCGGCGTGCTGGCGGGCGTCTGCTCCTGGTTCTTCGTGTACCTGCTGCTGGTGCCGCTGACGCTGTGCGCCGTGCTCCTGCTGGTGCCGAGATGGGCTGAAGCGCCGCACCGCAACCCGCGCGAGGTGCGCGGGGACATGATGGCGACCATCGGCTCCGCATTCCTCGGAGCACTGCCCATCCTTGCGCTGGCGGCACTGCAGCGCGGTCAGGTGAGCTTCCTCGCACACCGCGGGTACCTGTCGCCGAAGGGCGTGCTCATCACACCCTGGTTCTCGCACAGCGCCGTCGCAGTCGTGCTGTGGGCCCTGATCGTCATGGCGGTGTTCATCACCCTGGCGACGACGAGGCAGCGCGCCCAGGGCACTTTCGCCCTCGCCTGGCTGACGATGCCGGCACTCGCGCTGATCGCGGTCGACGTGTTCGTGGCCCCGACCTACAACCCTCGCTACCTGGCGGTGAGCCTCGGTGCGGTGGCGCTGCTCGCCGCCCGCGGCATCACCGGCATCGTCGGCGCAGCCGCCCGTCGACTCCCCAGGCTCGCCCCGATCGCCGCGGCGCTGATCGCCGTGATCGTGCTGGGCGTGACCGTTCCCCAATACCTGCATCAGCGCACTCCTTACGCGAAGGACGGCGGGGCCGACTTCCGCGTCGTCGCTGACGCGGTCGCACAGCGCGCTCAGCCCGGCGACGCGGTGCTGTTCGGAGCGGGGCCGCGTCCGTCCCGGACCGCCCGGCTGGCGTATCGCCTGTACCCCGACGACTTCTCCGGACTGCGCGACCCGCAGCTCGTCACCTCCTTCACCGATCGCGCCGGCCTCTGGGACGAACTCGCCCCGGTTCCGGCCGTCGCCTCGATGCTTCCCGAGCACACCGTGTGGCTGCTGGAGACCAAGGGCGCGCAGAGCGCCGGCGCCGATCTGTCCGCCCTGCGGCGCAGCGGGTACGCGCTCGCGACCGAACTGCACCTGCACCGCACCATCGTCTACGAATTCACCAGGGGAGCTCATCATGAGTGA
- a CDS encoding GtrA family protein produces MSETAAERSDGTALLTQLLRFGVVGGVGFVVDVAVFNLLRAHEPFGWAWWPVAAKAISTLLAIAVNWIGNRSWTFREHRRGDTGREAAEFLVASLIGGGVSLLCLMFSRDVLGLTSALDDNISANVVGLALGSAVRFCAYRWWVFGERGSSGEDTGTLMPTSDPVARSEEMLADPPASSAMRATMARPSPPPA; encoded by the coding sequence ATGTCTGAGACCGCGGCGGAGAGATCGGACGGGACGGCGCTTCTCACCCAGCTGCTCCGATTCGGCGTGGTGGGCGGCGTGGGGTTCGTCGTCGACGTCGCCGTGTTCAACCTGCTGCGCGCGCACGAACCGTTCGGCTGGGCGTGGTGGCCCGTGGCGGCCAAGGCGATCTCGACTCTGCTGGCGATCGCCGTGAACTGGATCGGCAATCGCTCCTGGACCTTCCGGGAGCATCGACGTGGCGACACCGGGCGCGAGGCTGCGGAGTTCCTCGTGGCGAGCCTCATCGGCGGGGGAGTGTCGCTGCTGTGCCTGATGTTCTCCCGTGATGTCCTGGGACTGACCAGCGCTCTCGATGACAACATCTCGGCGAACGTGGTCGGGCTCGCGCTCGGCTCGGCGGTGCGGTTCTGCGCCTATCGCTGGTGGGTGTTCGGCGAGCGGGGATCCTCCGGTGAGGACACCGGCACGCTGATGCCCACCTCCGACCCGGTGGCCCGGTCGGAGGAGATGCTCGCCGACCCGCCGGCGAGCTCGGCGATGCGGGCGACGATGGCCAGGCCGAGTCCGCCACCGGCATAG
- the pdhA gene encoding pyruvate dehydrogenase (acetyl-transferring) E1 component subunit alpha, which yields MSPQNTPIIDTENDLELTERIIAPDGRRMPNPQLDRHVQDIDFDALRDLHRDMVVLRRIDAEGIALQRQGQLGLWAPCNGQEAAQIGTGRALEARDFVFPSYRETGVMYSRGAKPADYVRMWRGEEGAAYDPAELRIAPLQIIIGAQTLHAVGYAMGIRFDEADEVAVTYFGDGATSQGDVNEAMVFAASYGAPVVFVCQNNHWAISEPVGLQSQFPLAGRAPGFGIPSMRVDGNDVLACVAAMRWALDHARSGKGPAYLELVTYRMGPHTTADDPKRYRSDEELEQWRRRDPISRLEAHLRAAGELTDEHLASVQAQADEMAREMRAACLGMITRPAMAVFDRVYAEPHSGLERERDEYAAYLATFEEA from the coding sequence ATGTCACCGCAGAACACTCCGATCATCGACACGGAGAACGATCTCGAACTCACCGAGCGCATCATCGCGCCGGACGGCAGGCGGATGCCGAACCCGCAGCTGGATCGCCATGTCCAGGACATCGACTTCGACGCCCTGCGCGATCTGCACCGCGACATGGTCGTGCTGCGCCGCATCGACGCCGAGGGCATCGCGCTGCAGCGCCAGGGGCAGCTCGGCCTGTGGGCCCCCTGCAACGGCCAGGAGGCCGCGCAGATCGGCACCGGGCGGGCGCTGGAAGCCCGCGACTTCGTCTTCCCGAGCTACCGCGAGACCGGTGTGATGTACAGCCGCGGCGCGAAGCCCGCGGACTACGTGCGCATGTGGCGCGGCGAGGAGGGTGCGGCGTACGATCCCGCCGAACTGCGCATCGCTCCGCTTCAGATCATCATCGGCGCCCAGACCCTGCACGCTGTGGGCTACGCCATGGGCATCCGCTTCGATGAGGCGGACGAGGTCGCCGTCACCTACTTCGGCGACGGCGCCACCAGCCAGGGCGACGTGAACGAGGCGATGGTCTTCGCCGCGTCCTACGGCGCCCCCGTGGTCTTCGTCTGCCAGAACAACCACTGGGCGATCTCCGAGCCGGTCGGTCTGCAGTCGCAGTTCCCGCTGGCGGGGCGCGCGCCCGGCTTCGGCATCCCGAGCATGCGAGTGGACGGCAACGACGTGCTCGCCTGCGTCGCGGCCATGCGCTGGGCCCTCGACCATGCGCGCTCCGGCAAGGGACCCGCGTATCTCGAACTCGTCACCTACCGGATGGGCCCGCACACCACGGCGGACGACCCAAAGCGCTACCGCTCCGACGAGGAGCTCGAGCAGTGGCGTCGTCGCGATCCGATCAGCCGACTCGAGGCGCACCTGCGCGCCGCCGGAGAACTCACAGACGAGCACCTGGCCTCGGTGCAGGCTCAGGCCGATGAGATGGCCCGCGAGATGCGCGCGGCGTGCCTGGGCATGATCACGCGACCGGCGATGGCCGTGTTCGACCGCGTCTACGCCGAGCCGCACTCCGGTCTGGAGCGCGAGCGCGACGAGTACGCCGCATACCTCGCCACCTTCGAGGAGGCCTGA
- a CDS encoding alpha/beta fold hydrolase has protein sequence MPVDSPYAARLGSIPVERREVEVLGSTTAYWVYGPQGASVPTIVAVHGFRGEHHGLEPVVAYLPGVRVISPDLPGFGETPPIPGREHDLGLYSGWLAEFARTVAPGAVILGHSFGSIVASAAVAGGLSTPRLILVNPIGAPALEGPKGILTRLAVMYYWLGARLPERLGTMLLRNPLIVRVMSIAMAKTRDRALRRFIHDQHDTYFSRFADRDVLHDAFVTSVSHDVSAFAGVIDVPALLVAAQRDDITPIEAERRLATLFPDAELVEIADVGHLIHYETPAEAAGAIRRFLTLPVERGR, from the coding sequence ATGCCCGTGGACTCTCCCTACGCAGCCCGACTCGGGAGCATCCCCGTCGAACGACGCGAGGTCGAGGTGCTCGGCTCGACGACCGCGTACTGGGTCTACGGCCCTCAGGGTGCGAGCGTCCCGACGATCGTCGCCGTGCACGGCTTCCGAGGAGAGCACCACGGTCTCGAGCCGGTGGTCGCGTATCTTCCGGGCGTGCGGGTCATCTCGCCGGACCTGCCCGGCTTCGGCGAGACGCCCCCGATTCCGGGCCGCGAGCACGACCTGGGCCTGTACTCGGGGTGGCTGGCGGAGTTCGCGCGCACTGTCGCCCCCGGTGCCGTGATCCTCGGGCACTCGTTCGGATCGATCGTCGCCTCAGCGGCCGTCGCAGGTGGTCTGAGCACCCCGCGACTGATTCTCGTCAATCCCATCGGCGCGCCCGCGCTCGAGGGCCCGAAGGGCATCCTGACCCGCCTCGCGGTGATGTACTACTGGCTGGGCGCCCGGCTTCCGGAGCGCCTCGGCACGATGCTGCTGCGCAACCCGCTCATCGTGCGCGTGATGAGCATCGCCATGGCGAAGACCCGCGACAGAGCGCTGCGGCGATTCATCCACGATCAGCACGACACGTACTTCTCGCGCTTCGCCGACCGGGACGTGCTGCATGACGCCTTCGTCACGAGCGTGTCGCACGATGTGAGCGCGTTCGCAGGCGTCATCGACGTCCCCGCACTGCTCGTCGCCGCACAGCGCGACGACATCACGCCGATCGAGGCGGAGCGGCGTCTCGCGACGCTGTTCCCGGACGCCGAGCTCGTCGAGATCGCCGATGTCGGCCATCTCATCCACTACGAGACGCCTGCGGAGGCGGCCGGTGCGATCCGGCGGTTCCTCACGCTTCCCGTCGAGCGAGGCCGATGA
- a CDS encoding Lrp/AsnC family transcriptional regulator, whose amino-acid sequence MPALDRVDLELLVALSEDPRTTVVALAERLRLSRNTIQARMARLEQTGVFESYERSFSTEVLGFPLQAFISIGVRQTELPRIIAELSRVPEIVQAHGLSGSIDIMARVACRDARHLFDTDARILSIEGVERTETSLAMGEVIPFRVAGLIGLARREA is encoded by the coding sequence ATGCCCGCACTCGATCGTGTCGATCTCGAACTGCTCGTCGCCCTCTCGGAGGATCCGCGCACGACCGTCGTCGCCCTGGCGGAGCGGCTGAGGCTCTCTCGCAACACGATCCAGGCGCGGATGGCCCGGCTGGAGCAGACCGGCGTCTTCGAATCCTATGAGCGGTCGTTCTCCACCGAGGTGCTGGGCTTCCCTCTGCAGGCGTTCATCAGCATCGGCGTTCGGCAGACCGAGCTCCCGCGGATCATCGCCGAACTCTCGCGCGTTCCCGAGATCGTTCAGGCGCACGGACTCAGCGGTTCCATCGACATCATGGCCCGCGTGGCCTGTCGCGACGCGCGTCATCTGTTCGACACCGACGCCCGCATTCTGTCGATCGAGGGCGTCGAGCGCACGGAGACCTCGCTGGCGATGGGTGAGGTCATCCCGTTCCGCGTCGCCGGACTCATCGGCCTCGCTCGACGGGAAGCGTGA